A single genomic interval of Pyrus communis chromosome 5, drPyrComm1.1, whole genome shotgun sequence harbors:
- the LOC137734786 gene encoding phospholipase A1 PLIP1, chloroplastic, giving the protein MACGSLVIPTSAASARTVDIFKEHNGLRQSNSSQDLYIRATMRRSSSDNHLCCRINRIHAAATEPKLKNSRSMGIFPFQFSSSILPNSVRSFFDPDMSNHMSVGEDMSTDNSGESASEERKRTNWVERLVEIRSKWRNRQKKDNADEDSVCEAGENGECECGSEEGGCAVDYAAEDDEGEISPEFFRRFLVQVPWSDTKLFSKLSFLCNMAYAIPQLKENDLKRYFDLQLVTTSLEKKAEEDEIKAKLDDDSNRVPVAAEVASESSLEKAVESEYKRPCRPAVAYNIAASAASYVRSCDKDRMSPGSKLQQEGDGENSREEGGYSPRSYKPEVAVSMAASAMTAMVAAGEKEKQETAEDLQSLNSSPCEWFVCDDSSTYTRCFVIQGSDSLASWQANLFFEPTKFEGTDVLVHRGIYEAAKGMYKQFMPEITEHLNRHGERAKLQFTGHSLGGSLSLLVHLMLLSRNCVKPSTLRPVVTFGSPFVFCGGQKILDILSVDDSQIHSVMMHRDIVPRAFSCNYPNYVATLLKRLSGSFRSHPCLTKNKILYSPMGKLFILQPDENSSPPHPLLPPGNALYALDKTQRGFSSSVLTTFLNSPHPLETLSDPTAYGSEGTILRDHDSSNYLKAVNEVLRKYTRTVVRRVRKQRNLLWPLLTSPSPHSWSHESNLDSSGMATKKILTGV; this is encoded by the exons ATGGCATGCGGTTCACTAGTTATTCCTACCTCGGCCGCTTCCGCCAGGACTGTAGACATTTTCAAAGAGCACAATGGTCTCCGCCAGTCTAACTCCAGCCAAGACCTTTACATTCGTGCTACTATGCGGAGGTCTTCGTCGGACAACCATCTTTGTTGCCGCATCAATCGTATCCACGCAGCAGCGACGGAACCAAAACTAAAGAACAGCCGCTCCATGGGGATTTTCCCGTTTCAGTTTTCGAGTTCCATTCTCCCAAACTCGGTGAGATCATTCTTCGATCCGGACATGAGTAATCATATGAGCGTAGGGGAGGACATGAGTACGGATAACTCTGGGGAGAGCGCCAGTGAGGAGAGAAAAAGAACCAATTGGGTGGAGAGACTTGTAGAAATCAGAAGTAAATGGAGGAATAGGCAGAAAAAGGACAATGCGGATGAAGACAGCGTCTGTGAAGCGGGTGAAAATGGTGAGTGTGAATGCGGCAGTGAGGAGGGTGGCTGTGCGGTGGATTATGCTGCAGAAGACGATGAGGGAGAAATCAGTCCTGAATTTTTCCGGAGGTTTTTGGTTCAAGTGCCATGGTCTGATACCAAGCTGTTTTCCAAGTTATCCTTCTTATGCAACATGGCCTATGCGATACCACAACTCAAG GAAAATGATTTAAAGAGATATTTTGACCTACAATTAGTAACAACTTCACTAGAAAAGAAAGCCGAAGAAGATGAAATCAAAGCAAAACTAGATGACGACTCTAATCGTGTACCTGTAGCTGCTGAAGTAGCTAGTGAATCCAGTTTGGAGAAAGCTGTAGAATCTGAGTACAAGCGTCCATGCCGTCCTGCTGTTGCTTACAACATTGCTGCCTCAGCCGCATCTTATGTGCGGTCATGCGATAAGGATAGGATGTCACCCGGGTCCAAATTGCAGCAGGAGGGTGATGGCGAAAATTCCCGAGAGGAAGGAGGGTACTCACCTCGAAGCTACAAGCCAGAGGTTGCAGTTTCCATGGCAGCATCAGCAATGACAGCAATGGTTGCAGCAGGGGAAAAGGAGAAACAAGAAACAGCAGAGGACCTTCAGTCACTCAACTCCTCACCTTGTGAATGGTTTGTCTGTGACGATTCCAGTACGTATACTCGTTGTTTTGTGATTCAG GGTTCCGACTCCCTCGCATCCTGGCAGGCAAATCTTTTCTTCGAACCTACGAAATTTGAG GGGACAGATGTCCTTGTTCACAGAGGAATCTACGAAGCAGCGAAGGGAATGTACAAGCAATTTATGCCAGAAATAACCGAACATTTGAATAGACATGGTGAGCGAGCGAAGCTTCAGTTCACAGGCCACTCTCTTGGAGGAAGCCTTTCTCTCTTAGTCCACTTGATGCTGCTGAGTAGGAATTGTGTAAAACCGTCCACTCTTCGGCCAGTTGTCACATTTGGCTCACCATTTGTGTTCTGCGGAGGCCAGAAAATACTTGACATACTGAGCGTGGATGACAGTCAAATCCATTCCGTGATGATGCATAGAGATATCGTCCCTAGAGCCTTCTCCTGCAACTACCCTAACTATGTGGCTACACTTCTCAAGCGTTTAAGTGGTTCATTTCGGTCACACCCTTGTCTAACAAAAAAT AAAATATTATATTCTCCGATGGGCAAACTATTCATTCTCCAACCTGATGAGAACTCATCTCCTCCACACCCTCTACTTCCTCCGGGGAACGCCCTATATGCTTTGGACAAGACCCAACGTGGATTCTCTTCAAGTGTCCTTACAACTTTCTTGAACTCCCCGCATCCACTAGAAACCCTAAGTGATCCTACAGCTTATGGTTCAGAAGGTACAATTCTACGAGACCATGACTCAAGCAACTATCTAAAGGCTGTGAATGAGGTCCTAAGGAAATACACAAGGACGGTTGTTCGGAGAGTGAGAAAACAAAGGAATCTCTTGTGGCCGCTACTTACTTCACCATCTCCACACTCCTGGAGCCATGAAAGTAATCTGGACAGCAGCGGGATGGCAACTAAGAAGATACTCACGGGAGTTTGA